Proteins co-encoded in one Cinclus cinclus chromosome Z, bCinCin1.1, whole genome shotgun sequence genomic window:
- the LOC134056964 gene encoding serine/threonine-protein kinase PAK 3-like, whose product MERVCAAVCTAFTVAYSGYFFTHLARHIARAWRESSPWVSGKGAFGVGSIGQLWSKLAPLPLAWRRHELQLPALKKPPVPKLERMLVSEGDPEAKYTELEIIGKGGFGTVCTAVETATGEEVAIKKISLLQVKSNELCVNEIQVMRDNKNANVVNYVDSYLVHEELWLVMEYMDGGSLHDVIREIQMAEGEIAAVSRECLQGLDFLHCKQVIHRDIKSHNILLGLDGSVKLADFGLAAQLTAEQSKRRSAVGTTYWMAPEIFTRKPYGPKVDIWSFGIVGMEMVEGAPPYLMETSRTARQLISTGGTPKLQKPRQQSAWLRDFLHCCLETDEDRRWSAQELLQHPFVTSAKPTSSLTPLIMAAQQFMADRRF is encoded by the exons ATGGAGAGagtgtgtgctgcagtttgcacgGCTTTTACCGTGGCTTATTCTGGCTACTTTTTCACCCACCTGGCAC GTCACATCGCCCGTGCCTGGAGAGAATCCAGCCCTTGGGTGAGTGGGAAAGGAGCCTTTGGCGTTGGTAGCATTGGACAGCTGTGGAGCAAGCT AGCTCCACTTCCTCTGGCCTGGCGCCGGCacgagctgcagctgccggctCTGAAGAAGCCTCCTGTCCCCAAGCTGGAAA GGATGCTGGTGAGCGAAGGAGATCCGGAGGCTAAATATACAGAACTGGAAATTATTGGCAAAGG gggTTTCGGCACTGTGTGCACGGCAGTGGAGACTGCCACAGGAGAAGAG gtggccataaagaaaatcagtctgTTGCAAGTGAAGAGCAACGAACTGTGCGTGAATGAAATCCAGGTCATGCGGGACAATAAGAACGCCAATGTGGTGAACTATGTAGACAG CTACCTGGTGCACGAGGAACTCTGGCTCGTGATGGAATACATGGACGGAGGGTCTTTGCACGATGTCATTAGGGAGATCCAAATGGCAGAAGGAGAGATAGCAGCTGTGTCCCGCGAG tgcctgcaaggcctggatttCCTTCACTGCAAGCAAGTGATCCACCGAGACATCAAAAGCCACAACATTCTCCTGGGCTTGGATGGATCTGTCAAGCTGG ctgattttggcctcgcTGCTCAGCTCACGGCTGAGCAGAGCAAACGCAGATCGGCTGTCGGGACTACTTACTGGATGGCGCCTGAAATTTTCACCAGGAAGCCCTACGGCCCCAAAGTGGACATCTGGTCCTTTGGCATCGTGGGGATGGAGATGGTGGAAGGAGCTCCTCCTTACCTGATGGAAACCTCCCGCACG GCTCGACAGCTGATCAGCACCGGGGGCACCCCGAAGCTGCAGAAGCCCAGGCAGCAGTCGGCTTGGTTGCGAGactttctgcactgctgcctggagaCAGACGAGGACAGGCGCTGGTCTGCCCAGGAACTTCTGCAG CATCCGTTTGTAACTTCAGCCAAGCCGACCTCCAGCCTGACGCCTCTGATCATGGCAGCGCAGCAGTTTATGGCTGACAGAAGATTCTAG